In one window of Oscillospiraceae bacterium DNA:
- a CDS encoding Stp1/IreP family PP2C-type Ser/Thr phosphatase, producing MQIIGKTDVGRERTRNEDCFDFSVLSEELGWAVVCDGMGGAAGGECASRLASGAAMNELTRHYKKNAGDTDLRKAMNMALKKANTAVWKAAHRDLVYGGMGTTMVMAVMNKRVLHISTVGDSRIYSFCSGVLNQLTRDHSLVQDMVELGYITKDQAKIHPERNVITRAIGISEQVEEDYRFVTLKPGDTILLCTDGLSGFVTDEEIALIMLKYRFENICERLIECANAHGGGDNITAVIMRSEA from the coding sequence ATGCAGATCATCGGAAAGACCGACGTCGGCCGCGAGCGTACTCGAAATGAGGACTGCTTTGATTTTTCCGTGCTCAGCGAGGAGCTCGGGTGGGCGGTGGTCTGCGACGGCATGGGCGGCGCGGCGGGCGGCGAATGCGCAAGCCGTTTGGCATCCGGGGCGGCGATGAACGAGCTGACGCGGCATTATAAGAAAAATGCCGGTGACACCGATCTTCGCAAGGCCATGAACATGGCGTTGAAAAAGGCCAATACAGCGGTCTGGAAGGCGGCGCACCGCGATCTCGTTTATGGCGGAATGGGCACTACGATGGTGATGGCCGTGATGAACAAACGGGTTCTGCATATCTCAACAGTCGGAGACAGCCGCATCTATTCTTTTTGCAGCGGCGTTTTGAACCAACTGACCCGGGATCACTCTTTGGTACAGGATATGGTGGAACTCGGGTATATTACCAAAGATCAGGCCAAAATTCACCCGGAGCGCAACGTCATCACCCGTGCGATCGGCATCAGCGAGCAAGTGGAAGAAGATTATCGATTTGTTACACTGAAACCCGGGGACACGATTTTATTATGTACAGACGGACTCAGCGGTTTTGTCACAGATGAAGAGATCGCATTGATCATGCTGAAGTACCGTTTTGAAAATATCTGCGAGCGGCTGATTGAGTGCGCGAATGCACACGGCGGCGGCGATAATATCACGGCGGTCATCATGAGATCGGAGGCATAG